Proteins from a genomic interval of Flammeovirgaceae bacterium SG7u.111:
- the rpsN gene encoding 30S ribosomal protein S14: MAKESVKAREVKRQKLVAKYAAKRAELKANGDYEALDKLPRNSSKVRLHNRCKLTGRPKGYMRKFGISRVTFRELASQGKIPGVTKASW, translated from the coding sequence ATGGCTAAAGAATCGGTAAAAGCAAGAGAAGTTAAGAGGCAGAAACTAGTGGCAAAATATGCCGCAAAGCGTGCTGAATTGAAAGCTAATGGCGATTATGAGGCATTAGATAAACTTCCTAGGAATTCCTCAAAAGTAAGGTTACACAATAGGTGTAAATTGACTGGAAGACCTAAAGGTTATATGAGAAAATTTGGCATCTCCAGGGTTACTTTCAGGGAATTAGCTTCTCAGGGAAAGATACCAGGAGTAACTAAAGCAAGTTGGTAA
- the secY gene encoding preprotein translocase subunit SecY, protein MKKFFTTIKNIFSIEELRNRIFYTLGFLVIFRLGSFIVLPGVDPSKLDVDGGGFFGMINTFLGGAFNRASIFALGIMPYISASIVVQLLTVAVPYFQKMQKEGESGRKRINQITRGLTIIITFAQASGYLATTIPSEAILINQTFFVFSSMVILTSGTIFCMWLGEKITEKGIGNGISMIIMIGIISTFPKAIIEEIGTRSTSGLLLIVIEFIALFFIVMSVVLLTTAIRRIPVQYARQVVGGGKKQLGKGQRSYIPLKVNSANVMPIIFAQSLMFLPSLVAAIWQENSDVARYITQSFSDFTSVEYNVTFAVLIILFTFFYTAITINPKQMADDMKRNNAFVPGVKPGDPTAEYISNILDRITLPGALFLAIVAILPAFASAAGVSINFSRFYGGTSLIIMVGVILDTLQQIESYLLMRHYEGMMKSGNLKGRQNIAIA, encoded by the coding sequence ATGAAAAAGTTTTTCACGACCATAAAAAACATCTTCTCTATTGAAGAATTAAGGAACAGAATATTCTATACCTTGGGCTTTTTAGTAATATTTCGCCTTGGGTCTTTTATTGTGTTACCTGGAGTAGATCCTTCAAAGCTTGATGTTGATGGGGGAGGTTTTTTTGGGATGATCAATACCTTTTTAGGTGGCGCATTTAATAGGGCTTCGATTTTTGCTCTAGGAATTATGCCTTATATCTCTGCTTCGATTGTAGTGCAGTTGCTTACCGTAGCTGTTCCTTACTTTCAAAAGATGCAGAAAGAAGGTGAGTCTGGTCGTAAACGTATCAATCAAATAACTAGAGGGCTTACTATTATAATTACTTTTGCCCAAGCATCTGGTTATCTCGCCACAACAATACCATCTGAAGCAATACTAATCAATCAGACTTTCTTTGTGTTTTCTTCAATGGTAATTCTAACATCTGGTACCATATTCTGTATGTGGCTTGGTGAGAAGATTACCGAAAAAGGAATTGGAAACGGTATTTCTATGATCATCATGATCGGTATTATTTCTACCTTCCCTAAAGCAATCATTGAGGAAATAGGCACAAGGTCAACAAGTGGTTTACTACTTATAGTAATTGAGTTTATTGCTCTCTTCTTTATTGTAATGAGTGTTGTTTTACTTACAACAGCAATAAGGAGAATACCTGTTCAGTACGCAAGGCAAGTAGTGGGTGGCGGTAAAAAGCAGTTAGGTAAAGGTCAGCGATCTTACATTCCTCTTAAAGTGAATTCTGCTAACGTCATGCCAATCATATTTGCTCAATCATTAATGTTTTTACCTTCATTAGTGGCAGCAATTTGGCAGGAGAACAGTGATGTTGCAAGGTATATCACTCAATCTTTTTCAGACTTTACTTCAGTAGAGTATAATGTAACCTTTGCAGTTCTTATTATTCTATTCACGTTTTTCTATACTGCCATCACTATTAACCCAAAGCAGATGGCGGATGACATGAAAAGAAATAATGCATTTGTTCCTGGGGTAAAACCTGGTGACCCAACTGCAGAATACATCAGTAATATTCTTGATAGGATTACCCTACCAGGAGCTTTGTTCCTAGCAATTGTGGCTATTTTACCAGCTTTTGCAAGTGCAGCGGGTGTAAGTATTAATTTCTCAAGATTTTATGGAGGTACTTCTCTTATCATTATGGTAGGTGTTATTTTGGACACTCTCCAGCAGATTGAAAGTTATCTGCTAATGAGACACTACGAAGGTATGATGAAGTCTGGGAACTTGAAGGGACGTCAAAATATTGCTATAGCATAA
- a CDS encoding DNA-directed RNA polymerase subunit alpha, whose amino-acid sequence MSILAFQMPDKVVMDKADDFHGLFEFKPLEKGYGVTIGNALRRILLSSLEGYAIVGVKVPEVLHEFSSIPGVVEDMTEIILNLKMVRFKRTTENPEPKITVSLSGRDEFKAGDIAEFTNDFTILNPDFVICQLDPSITFQVELTVDKGRGYVPAEENTPSEQIFGYIPIDAIFTPIKKVKYSVENTRVEQKTDYEKLILDIETDGSIHPEDALKGAAEILIRHFMLFSDQTMTFEPDTKPGDEPIDEEFLHMRKLLKTPLSDLDLSVRAYNCLKAADVKTLGDLASLEISDMMKFRNFGKKSLTELEQLIAEKNLSFGMDVSKYKLDED is encoded by the coding sequence ATGTCTATATTAGCTTTTCAAATGCCTGATAAGGTTGTGATGGACAAAGCCGATGATTTTCACGGTCTATTTGAATTCAAACCCTTAGAGAAAGGCTACGGTGTTACAATTGGTAATGCTCTAAGAAGAATTCTATTATCTTCTTTGGAAGGTTATGCTATCGTTGGAGTGAAAGTTCCTGAAGTTCTTCATGAATTTTCTTCAATTCCCGGAGTAGTTGAAGATATGACCGAAATCATTTTGAATTTGAAAATGGTAAGGTTTAAAAGAACTACTGAAAATCCTGAGCCCAAAATCACAGTAAGTCTATCAGGACGTGATGAATTTAAAGCTGGGGATATAGCAGAGTTTACCAATGACTTTACTATTCTGAATCCTGATTTCGTTATTTGTCAGCTAGATCCTTCTATCACTTTCCAAGTCGAACTGACTGTAGATAAAGGTAGAGGATATGTTCCAGCTGAAGAAAATACACCTAGCGAACAAATTTTCGGATATATTCCAATAGATGCCATCTTTACTCCTATTAAAAAGGTAAAGTATAGTGTTGAAAACACAAGGGTAGAGCAGAAGACTGACTACGAGAAGTTGATACTTGATATTGAGACTGATGGATCTATTCACCCAGAAGATGCGCTTAAAGGAGCTGCTGAGATTTTGATCAGGCACTTCATGTTATTCTCTGATCAGACTATGACGTTTGAGCCTGATACCAAACCAGGGGATGAGCCAATAGATGAAGAATTCTTGCACATGCGTAAGCTGTTGAAAACGCCATTGTCAGATTTAGATCTTTCAGTAAGGGCTTACAACTGCTTGAAAGCAGCGGATGTTAAAACTCTTGGAGATTTGGCTAGCCTTGAGATATCTGATATGATGAAGTTTAGAAACTTTGGTAAAAAATCACTTACTGAGTTAGAGCAGTTGATTGCCGAAAAGAATTTGAGCTTCGGGATGGATGTTTCTAAATATAAATTAGATGAGGATTAA
- the carA gene encoding glutamine-hydrolyzing carbamoyl-phosphate synthase small subunit codes for MEYQFRKKAILLLEDGSVFEGRSIGKDGTSGGEICFNTGMTGYQEIYTDPSYFGQIIVNTTSHIGNYGVINAETESSSVKIQGLVVKSFSDIFSRKTAEGSLQDYLEKAGVVGISDVDTRKIVRHIREEGAMNAIISSEITDIEQLKAKLADVPKMGGLELSTKVTTKEPYLLGADNTGLKVSVLDLGVKTNILNSLVERNCQLKVFPAKTSFEEMQAWNPDGYFVSNGPGDPASTDYAVETVKKILEKDIPLFGICLGHQIIALACGITTYKMHHGHRGLNHPVKNLITGISEITSQNHGFCVSEESVSKSDNVEITHINLNDKTVEGIRVLGKKAFSVQHHPESSPGPHDSRYLFDQFVGMMTNAEEVNA; via the coding sequence ATGGAATATCAATTTAGAAAGAAAGCAATCTTACTTCTAGAGGATGGAAGTGTGTTCGAAGGTCGGTCTATTGGAAAAGATGGGACAAGCGGAGGAGAAATTTGTTTTAATACAGGTATGACAGGTTATCAGGAGATTTATACTGACCCTTCTTACTTTGGACAAATAATAGTAAATACTACTTCGCACATAGGTAATTATGGCGTTATAAATGCTGAAACAGAATCTAGCTCAGTAAAAATCCAAGGTTTAGTTGTCAAATCTTTTTCAGATATCTTTTCAAGAAAGACGGCAGAAGGATCTTTACAAGATTACCTAGAGAAAGCTGGAGTAGTTGGTATTTCAGATGTAGATACTCGTAAGATTGTGAGGCATATCAGGGAAGAGGGAGCAATGAATGCTATCATCTCATCTGAGATTACTGATATTGAACAATTAAAAGCGAAATTGGCTGATGTCCCTAAAATGGGTGGCTTAGAGCTTTCAACTAAAGTTACAACTAAAGAGCCTTACTTATTAGGCGCTGATAATACAGGTTTAAAAGTTTCTGTTTTAGACCTTGGTGTTAAAACCAATATATTGAACAGCTTGGTAGAAAGAAATTGCCAGCTCAAAGTTTTCCCTGCAAAGACGTCTTTTGAGGAAATGCAAGCTTGGAATCCTGATGGGTATTTTGTCTCTAATGGTCCAGGTGATCCGGCATCGACAGATTATGCAGTGGAAACAGTTAAGAAAATTCTTGAAAAAGACATCCCTCTTTTTGGAATTTGCCTAGGTCATCAGATCATTGCTTTGGCTTGTGGAATCACTACATACAAGATGCACCACGGACACAGAGGGTTGAACCATCCTGTGAAGAACTTAATAACTGGTATTAGTGAGATTACTTCACAAAACCATGGCTTTTGCGTGAGTGAAGAGTCGGTTTCCAAATCAGATAATGTAGAAATTACCCATATTAACTTGAATGATAAAACAGTTGAAGGAATTAGAGTATTAGGAAAGAAAGCTTTTTCGGTGCAACATCACCCTGAGTCTTCACCTGGTCCACATGATTCTAGATACCTGTTTGATCAGTTCGTGGGTATGATGACAAATGCAGAAGAAGTTAATGCATAA
- the ykgO gene encoding type B 50S ribosomal protein L36 yields MKVKASVKKRSADCKVIRRKGKLYVINKKNPRFKQRQG; encoded by the coding sequence ATGAAAGTAAAGGCATCTGTAAAGAAAAGAAGCGCTGATTGCAAGGTGATCAGAAGGAAAGGAAAGCTTTATGTTATTAATAAGAAAAACCCACGTTTTAAGCAGCGTCAGGGATAA
- the rpsM gene encoding 30S ribosomal protein S13, producing MARISGVDIPDNKRGVIALTYIYGIGNSSAQRILEEANIDLNKKVQDWTDDESGAIRDIIGREFKIEGELKSELQLNIKRLMDIGCYRGLRHRRGLPVRGQHTKNNSRTRKGKRKTVANKKKATK from the coding sequence ATGGCACGTATTTCAGGAGTAGATATTCCAGATAACAAGAGAGGGGTAATTGCCTTAACCTATATTTACGGTATAGGTAATTCATCGGCTCAAAGAATTTTAGAGGAAGCTAATATCGACCTAAATAAAAAAGTTCAAGATTGGACAGATGATGAATCTGGAGCGATCAGGGATATTATCGGTAGAGAGTTTAAAATTGAGGGCGAGCTTAAATCTGAGTTGCAATTGAACATAAAGCGTTTGATGGACATCGGATGTTACAGAGGATTGCGTCACAGACGTGGATTGCCAGTAAGGGGTCAGCATACCAAAAACAACTCTAGAACGAGAAAAGGTAAGCGTAAGACTGTGGCAAACAAGAAAAAAGCTACCAAGTAA
- the rpsE gene encoding 30S ribosomal protein S5, translating into MKNNKRKLKASDIDLKEKVVAIKRVAKVVKGGRRFSFSAIVVVGNGEGVVGYGLGKANEVTDAITKGIDDAKKNLIKVPVLNGTIPHEMLGKYSGGLVLIKPASPGTGVIAGGAMRAVLESAGVKDVLAKSKGSSNPHNVVKATFDALLKLRDPKMVAEQRAVELSKVFNG; encoded by the coding sequence ATGAAAAATAATAAAAGAAAATTAAAGGCGAGCGATATAGACCTAAAAGAAAAGGTTGTTGCTATCAAGAGGGTTGCCAAAGTAGTAAAAGGCGGTCGTAGATTCAGTTTTTCGGCAATTGTTGTAGTAGGAAATGGAGAAGGTGTTGTAGGGTATGGCTTAGGAAAAGCAAATGAAGTAACAGACGCAATTACTAAGGGTATCGATGATGCTAAAAAGAATCTGATAAAAGTACCGGTCTTGAACGGAACTATTCCTCACGAGATGTTAGGTAAATATAGTGGAGGACTTGTTCTTATCAAACCAGCATCTCCAGGTACTGGAGTAATAGCAGGTGGTGCTATGCGTGCAGTTCTTGAATCTGCTGGGGTAAAAGATGTTTTGGCAAAGTCTAAAGGTTCATCTAACCCACATAATGTTGTTAAAGCTACTTTTGATGCATTGCTTAAGTTGAGAGATCCTAAGATGGTTGCAGAGCAAAGAGCTGTTGAATTAAGCAAAGTTTTTAACGGATAA
- the rpmD gene encoding 50S ribosomal protein L30: MAKIRVTQVKSAIKRPAKQKATIIALGLGRISKSNELEASPSVLGMVEKVKHLIKVEEL; the protein is encoded by the coding sequence ATGGCAAAAATTAGGGTTACACAAGTAAAAAGTGCGATTAAGAGACCTGCAAAACAAAAAGCTACTATCATAGCTTTGGGTTTAGGTAGAATCAGCAAATCTAATGAGCTTGAAGCTTCTCCGTCTGTTTTAGGCATGGTTGAGAAAGTAAAACACCTGATAAAGGTAGAAGAGCTATAA
- the rpsH gene encoding 30S ribosomal protein S8: MTDPIADYLTRLRNAIKANHRIVEVPASNIKKEITKVLHEKGYIQGYKFVEGTNPQGLIKIALKYHPSTKSSAIMNMERISKPGLRQYAKADGLPRVLNGLGIAILSTSRGVLTDKEARQLNVGGEVLCYVY; encoded by the coding sequence ATGACAGATCCGATTGCTGATTACTTGACTCGATTGAGAAATGCCATAAAGGCTAATCATAGGATTGTAGAAGTACCTGCTTCCAACATCAAGAAGGAAATAACTAAGGTGCTTCACGAAAAGGGTTATATCCAAGGGTACAAATTTGTTGAGGGTACCAACCCACAGGGGTTGATCAAAATAGCATTGAAATACCATCCTTCTACGAAATCTTCCGCCATAATGAATATGGAGAGGATTAGTAAGCCAGGCTTGAGGCAATATGCCAAAGCAGACGGGCTTCCAAGGGTATTAAATGGTTTAGGGATTGCTATTCTATCGACTTCTAGAGGAGTTCTTACAGATAAGGAAGCTAGGCAGCTTAATGTCGGTGGAGAGGTTCTGTGTTACGTTTACTAG
- the rplO gene encoding 50S ribosomal protein L15 has translation MKLHKLKPAQGSTKKSKRIGRGQGSGKGGTSTRGHKGAKSRSGYSQKLGFEGGQMPLQRRVPKFGFTNPNRVEYKPVNLAKIQELIEKHNISELGLEELVTFGVVAKKDRVKILSSGELSSAVEITAHAFSASAKEAIEKAGGKAITK, from the coding sequence ATGAAGTTACACAAATTAAAACCTGCTCAGGGTTCTACAAAGAAATCCAAAAGAATAGGTAGAGGACAAGGTTCTGGAAAAGGCGGCACAAGTACAAGAGGACACAAAGGTGCTAAATCACGCTCAGGTTATTCCCAAAAACTAGGGTTTGAAGGTGGTCAGATGCCATTGCAAAGAAGAGTTCCTAAGTTTGGTTTTACTAACCCAAACAGGGTTGAATACAAGCCAGTTAATTTGGCGAAAATTCAAGAATTAATAGAAAAACATAACATAAGCGAGCTTGGTTTAGAAGAACTTGTTACTTTTGGTGTAGTTGCCAAAAAAGACAGAGTTAAGATTCTAAGTAGTGGTGAATTAAGTTCTGCGGTTGAAATTACAGCACATGCATTTTCCGCATCAGCTAAAGAGGCAATCGAGAAAGCTGGCGGTAAGGCTATCACAAAATAG
- the map gene encoding type I methionyl aminopeptidase, translating into MILYKTREEISLMKESALLLGKAHGEVAKLVKAGVQTKYLNQIAEEYIKDNGAHPSFLNYNGFPASLCISVNEIVVHGFPSSYELKDGDIISIDCGVFLNGYHADSAYTYAVGDIDDKTKELLEVTKKSLSVGIENMKLGGRIGDVSSSIQSYAESKGFSIVRELVGHGLGKNLHEKPDVPNFGKRGRGVKIDNGLVIAIEPMINQGKRSVVQERDGWTIRTKDRKPSAHYEHTVAMIDNKVEVLTTFEYIEEALKTQYA; encoded by the coding sequence ATGATTTTATACAAGACCAGAGAAGAGATTAGCTTGATGAAAGAAAGTGCTTTGCTTTTAGGTAAGGCGCATGGTGAAGTTGCTAAACTGGTTAAGGCAGGAGTTCAGACAAAATATTTGAATCAAATTGCCGAAGAATATATAAAAGATAATGGGGCTCACCCTTCTTTTTTAAACTATAATGGCTTCCCTGCTTCTTTATGCATTTCCGTAAACGAAATTGTAGTACATGGGTTTCCAAGTTCGTATGAACTAAAAGATGGGGATATTATCTCAATTGATTGTGGAGTTTTTCTAAATGGTTATCATGCTGACAGTGCTTATACATATGCTGTAGGGGATATCGATGATAAGACGAAAGAATTACTTGAGGTAACAAAGAAGTCATTATCTGTTGGGATTGAGAATATGAAGCTTGGAGGAAGGATTGGTGATGTAAGTAGTTCCATTCAATCATATGCTGAGTCCAAAGGTTTTTCAATAGTAAGGGAGCTTGTGGGTCATGGATTGGGAAAGAATCTTCATGAAAAGCCAGATGTTCCAAATTTTGGAAAAAGAGGTAGAGGAGTCAAAATCGATAATGGTCTTGTGATAGCTATCGAGCCTATGATTAATCAGGGCAAAAGAAGTGTAGTGCAAGAGCGAGATGGATGGACAATCAGGACAAAAGATAGGAAACCATCAGCACACTACGAGCATACTGTAGCTATGATTGATAATAAAGTCGAAGTACTTACTACATTTGAATATATAGAAGAAGCTTTAAAGACACAATATGCCTAA
- the rplX gene encoding 50S ribosomal protein L24, giving the protein MKKVQNKKFHIKKGDKVMVIAGNHKGSEGSVLEMDTRKDRAIVEGVNLVTKHVKPSADNPEGGVERTEAGIHISNLMLIDPKTGEKTKVGRKLDDSNKLKRYSKKSGQFID; this is encoded by the coding sequence ATGAAAAAAGTGCAAAACAAAAAGTTCCATATCAAGAAAGGGGACAAGGTGATGGTGATTGCTGGAAACCATAAAGGCAGTGAAGGATCGGTGTTGGAAATGGACACAAGAAAAGATAGGGCGATTGTAGAGGGGGTAAATCTTGTGACTAAGCACGTAAAACCTTCAGCTGATAACCCTGAAGGGGGAGTAGAGAGAACGGAAGCAGGTATTCATATAAGTAACCTTATGCTTATTGATCCTAAAACTGGAGAAAAAACAAAAGTAGGAAGGAAGCTTGATGACAGCAATAAGCTTAAAAGGTATTCAAAGAAATCAGGTCAATTCATTGATTAA
- the rpsD gene encoding 30S ribosomal protein S4, translating to MARYIGPKSKIARKFNDPIFGPCKELKKKPHPPGQHGRGRRRKQSEYAVQLAEKQKAKYTYGVLEKQFRNLFDKAAGLSGITGTNLLQLLESRLDNTVYRLGVAPTRAAARQLVSHKHITVNGVITNIPSFTVKPGDLVSVKPKSQTLSTIKDSVSGRQASRFSWLEWDASTMTGKYINLPEREEIPENINEQFIVELYSK from the coding sequence ATGGCTAGATATATTGGTCCTAAGTCAAAAATTGCAAGGAAATTTAACGATCCAATTTTCGGTCCTTGTAAAGAGCTGAAGAAAAAGCCTCATCCTCCTGGACAACACGGAAGGGGAAGGAGAAGAAAGCAGTCTGAATATGCTGTTCAACTTGCTGAGAAACAAAAAGCAAAATACACTTATGGTGTATTAGAGAAGCAATTTAGAAATCTTTTCGATAAAGCTGCTGGTCTTTCAGGTATTACAGGTACTAACCTACTTCAATTACTTGAATCTCGTTTAGATAACACAGTTTATAGATTAGGGGTTGCCCCTACTAGAGCGGCTGCTCGTCAGCTTGTTTCTCACAAGCATATTACTGTAAATGGAGTAATTACTAATATTCCTTCGTTTACTGTTAAACCTGGTGATTTGGTAAGCGTTAAGCCTAAGTCTCAGACGTTGTCAACTATTAAAGATAGCGTGTCTGGTCGCCAAGCCTCAAGGTTTAGCTGGTTGGAATGGGATGCTAGCACAATGACTGGCAAGTATATCAACCTACCAGAAAGAGAGGAAATTCCTGAAAATATTAATGAGCAGTTCATTGTCGAACTTTACTCTAAATAA
- the rplE gene encoding 50S ribosomal protein L5, with the protein MATANLKTKYQEEIVPALREKFSYKSIMQVPKLTKISINKGIGDAVADKKLVDIGIEELTTISGQKAVPTYAKKSVSNFKLREEMPIGARVTLRGDIMYEFLDRLVTVALPRVRDFHGINDKSFDGRGNYTLGVKEQIIFPEISIDKVKKISGMDITFVTTAPTDEESFELLKALGMPFKNKK; encoded by the coding sequence ATGGCTACAGCAAATTTAAAAACTAAGTATCAAGAGGAAATTGTTCCTGCTCTCAGAGAGAAGTTTAGCTACAAGTCTATCATGCAGGTGCCTAAGTTGACAAAAATATCTATCAACAAAGGTATTGGTGATGCAGTAGCAGATAAGAAACTTGTAGATATAGGTATAGAGGAGTTGACGACTATTTCAGGTCAGAAAGCTGTCCCTACTTATGCCAAGAAGTCTGTATCGAATTTTAAGTTGAGAGAAGAGATGCCAATTGGGGCTAGAGTGACATTGCGTGGAGATATTATGTATGAATTTTTGGACAGGCTTGTAACAGTAGCTTTGCCAAGGGTGAGAGATTTCCATGGTATTAACGATAAAAGCTTTGATGGAAGAGGTAATTATACATTAGGTGTGAAGGAGCAAATTATCTTTCCTGAAATATCTATTGATAAGGTGAAGAAGATATCTGGTATGGATATAACTTTTGTAACCACAGCTCCTACAGACGAAGAAAGCTTTGAGTTACTGAAAGCATTAGGTATGCCGTTTAAAAATAAAAAATAA
- the rplQ gene encoding 50S ribosomal protein L17 translates to MRHGKKFNHLGRTASHRKAMLSNMACSLILHKRITTTVAKAKALRKYVEPLLTKSKKDTMHSRRVVFSYLNDKEAVTILFNQIAEKIADRPGGYTRIIKTGHRLGDNAETCIIELVDYNELLLQAKEEAKPKTRRSRRGGKKKEESPATAEAVVEESSEEQSSEPDDTGDETSEEKDS, encoded by the coding sequence ATGAGGCACGGTAAAAAATTTAATCATCTAGGAAGAACTGCTTCGCATAGAAAAGCAATGCTTTCAAACATGGCATGCTCCCTAATTTTGCATAAAAGGATAACGACTACAGTTGCTAAAGCAAAAGCTTTGCGTAAGTATGTTGAGCCCCTTTTAACAAAATCAAAAAAGGATACAATGCACTCAAGAAGGGTTGTATTCTCTTACTTGAATGATAAAGAAGCGGTTACAATTCTTTTTAACCAAATCGCTGAAAAAATAGCTGATCGTCCAGGAGGATATACCAGAATAATCAAGACTGGTCATCGACTTGGTGATAATGCTGAGACTTGCATTATCGAGTTGGTTGATTACAATGAACTATTGCTTCAAGCTAAAGAAGAGGCTAAGCCTAAGACTAGAAGAAGCAGGAGAGGAGGAAAGAAGAAAGAAGAATCTCCAGCTACAGCTGAGGCTGTTGTTGAAGAAAGCTCGGAAGAGCAATCTTCTGAACCAGATGATACTGGTGACGAGACTTCGGAAGAAAAAGATTCCTAA
- the infA gene encoding translation initiation factor IF-1, with product MPKQSNIEQDGTIVEALSNAMFRVELENGHQVIAHISGKMRMNYIRILPGDRVKLEMSPYDLTKGRIVYRYK from the coding sequence ATGCCTAAGCAGTCAAACATAGAACAAGATGGAACAATAGTAGAAGCTTTATCCAATGCTATGTTCAGAGTGGAGCTGGAAAATGGTCATCAAGTAATTGCCCATATTTCAGGCAAAATGAGAATGAATTATATTAGAATCTTACCTGGAGATAGAGTTAAACTTGAAATGTCTCCGTATGATCTGACAAAAGGTAGAATTGTATACAGATATAAATAA
- the rpsK gene encoding 30S ribosomal protein S11, with translation MAQKRKDKAKKRVVVVDSVGEAHIKASFNNIIISLTNQEGQVISWSSAGKMGFRGSKKNTPYAAQMAAQDCAKVAHDLGLRKVEVFVKGPGSGRESAIRTLQNSGIEVTAIRDVTPLPHNGCRPPKRRRV, from the coding sequence ATGGCTCAGAAAAGAAAAGATAAGGCTAAAAAGAGGGTCGTTGTTGTTGATTCTGTAGGCGAAGCGCATATCAAAGCGTCATTCAATAATATCATAATCTCGCTAACGAATCAGGAGGGTCAGGTTATATCTTGGTCTTCTGCTGGTAAGATGGGATTCAGAGGTTCTAAAAAGAACACTCCATATGCCGCTCAAATGGCAGCTCAAGATTGTGCCAAAGTTGCGCATGATTTGGGACTTAGGAAGGTAGAGGTTTTTGTTAAAGGGCCTGGTTCTGGAAGAGAATCTGCTATCAGGACACTACAAAACTCTGGAATAGAAGTTACTGCTATTAGAGACGTAACTCCACTTCCTCACAACGGATGTAGACCTCCAAAGAGAAGAAGGGTCTGA
- the rplF gene encoding 50S ribosomal protein L6: MSRIGKKPVSIPQGVTIDVSDDNLVTVKGPKGELTQKVDSDLKLEVKDGDLSIERPSEQKRHKAMHGLYRSLVANMVEGVTNGYKKEMELVGVGYRAEAKGNLLELNLGYSHNIYFMVPEELSVAAHTARGQNPTVTLEGIDKQLIGHVAAEIRKLRKVEPYKGKGVRFVGEEIRRKAGKSASK, from the coding sequence ATGTCAAGAATAGGCAAGAAACCCGTATCGATACCCCAAGGCGTTACCATAGATGTATCAGATGATAATCTAGTAACGGTGAAAGGGCCTAAAGGTGAATTGACGCAAAAAGTTGATTCTGATTTGAAGTTAGAAGTGAAAGACGGGGATTTAAGTATCGAACGTCCTTCAGAGCAAAAGAGGCACAAAGCAATGCATGGTCTTTACCGCTCTTTAGTAGCTAACATGGTAGAAGGCGTAACCAACGGTTACAAGAAGGAGATGGAATTAGTGGGTGTTGGTTATAGAGCTGAAGCTAAAGGAAACTTGTTGGAGCTTAACCTAGGTTACTCTCACAATATTTACTTCATGGTGCCAGAAGAGCTTTCTGTAGCTGCTCATACTGCAAGGGGACAGAATCCAACTGTAACTCTCGAAGGTATCGATAAGCAATTGATCGGGCACGTAGCTGCTGAGATCAGGAAACTGAGAAAGGTAGAGCCATACAAAGGCAAAGGTGTAAGGTTTGTTGGTGAGGAGATTAGACGCAAAGCAGGTAAAAGCGCTTCAAAATAA
- the rplR gene encoding 50S ribosomal protein L18, translating into MSKVKDSRRSKIKKRIRAKISGTPERPRLSVFRSNKCISVQLVDDTKSTTLAQASSREVGSNTVNIELASKVGKLIAEKALDNGIKDVVFDRNGYLYHGKVKALAEAAREAGLKF; encoded by the coding sequence ATGAGTAAGGTAAAAGATTCTCGCAGATCAAAAATAAAGAAAAGGATCAGGGCTAAGATCTCTGGTACTCCTGAAAGACCTCGCTTGTCTGTGTTTAGGAGCAACAAATGCATTAGTGTCCAGTTGGTAGATGATACCAAGTCTACGACGCTTGCCCAAGCATCTTCTAGAGAGGTAGGTTCTAATACGGTAAATATAGAGTTGGCCTCAAAAGTTGGTAAACTGATAGCTGAAAAAGCTTTGGACAATGGGATCAAAGATGTGGTATTTGATAGAAATGGCTATTTGTACCATGGGAAAGTTAAAGCATTGGCAGAAGCTGCTCGTGAAGCTGGGTTGAAATTCTAA